Proteins encoded within one genomic window of Lysinibacillus sphaericus:
- a CDS encoding NAD(P)/FAD-dependent oxidoreductase encodes MKNSFKIVIVGGGTAGISVAARLLRKSPSLNHEVAIIDPASKHYYQPLWTLVGGGAAKKEDSERSMESLIPEGAVWIQQPVLEFKPEQNEVILGDQTSISYDYLVVAAGIEINWGAIKGLKEALGTKSVCSNYSFEHVDYTWETIRNLKSGTALFTHPNSPVKCGGAPQKIMHLAEDYFRKTGVRQNMQVVFGSANPAIFDVLKYREALEKVVERKQIDARFRRNLIEIKADEKIAIFENLDTGAKEQLKYDMIHVTPYMNAPKFIANSPLADDNGWVDVDMYTLQHKKYANVFGIGDCANLPTSKTGAAIRKQAPVVAENVVACMRNQTMDNTYNGYSSCPIVTGYNKLILAEFDYKKEPAESMPFNQAVERASMYMMKKDLLPIMYWDGMLKGTM; translated from the coding sequence ATGAAAAATTCTTTCAAAATTGTCATTGTTGGTGGGGGAACAGCTGGTATATCTGTTGCTGCCCGCTTATTACGAAAATCGCCAAGCCTCAATCATGAAGTGGCGATAATAGATCCAGCCTCAAAACATTATTATCAACCGTTATGGACGTTAGTTGGTGGAGGCGCTGCTAAAAAAGAAGATTCTGAACGTTCTATGGAATCTCTTATTCCAGAAGGTGCAGTATGGATCCAACAACCCGTACTTGAATTTAAACCTGAACAAAACGAAGTCATCCTAGGAGATCAAACATCTATTTCATATGATTACTTAGTTGTAGCAGCAGGGATTGAAATTAACTGGGGTGCCATTAAAGGCTTAAAAGAAGCACTTGGTACAAAATCTGTTTGCAGTAACTATTCATTTGAACATGTTGATTATACTTGGGAAACGATACGCAATTTAAAATCGGGTACCGCCTTATTTACACACCCAAATTCACCTGTAAAATGCGGTGGTGCGCCACAAAAAATTATGCATTTAGCAGAAGATTACTTCCGAAAAACAGGTGTTCGTCAAAATATGCAAGTTGTATTTGGTTCTGCCAATCCAGCCATTTTTGATGTACTGAAATACCGTGAAGCGTTAGAAAAAGTAGTGGAACGCAAACAAATTGATGCACGATTCAGACGTAACCTAATTGAGATTAAAGCGGATGAAAAAATCGCCATTTTTGAAAATCTAGATACTGGCGCAAAAGAGCAATTGAAATATGACATGATTCACGTCACACCTTATATGAATGCACCTAAATTTATTGCGAACAGCCCTTTAGCGGATGACAATGGTTGGGTTGATGTGGATATGTATACATTGCAACATAAGAAATATGCAAACGTTTTTGGCATTGGCGACTGTGCAAACTTGCCAACCTCTAAAACGGGAGCAGCCATTCGCAAACAAGCACCTGTGGTAGCTGAAAATGTTGTGGCATGTATGCGCAATCAAACAATGGACAACACATATAACGGTTATTCGTCTTGTCCAATCGTGACAGGCTACAACAAGCTAATTTTAGCAGAGTTCGACTATAAAAAAGAGCCTGCTGAATCGATGCCATTTAACCAAGCAGTGGAACGTGCAAGCATGTATATGATGAAAAAAGATTTATTACCAATCATGTATTGGGATGGCATGTTAAAAGGAACGATGTAG
- a CDS encoding cation diffusion facilitator family transporter — protein sequence MNLSHFNNHGQQDGSKNKIALKWTFFLIAGFMIVEVIGGIMTNSLALLSDAGHMLSDAAALGLSYIAVSIGQKAVTNRKTYGYRRFEIFAAFINGLTLIAISLYIFYEAFRRFSEPPAVASTGMLIVATLGLLVNIGAAFILKRGDNDNLNVKSAFLHVLGDILGSVGAITAALLILFFQWNLADPIASMIVAFLIIISGYRVTRDSFNILMESAPENLPTDDVKAKLMTVEEVEEITDLHIWLITMDFPSLTCQVVVNQAADEQIVLRKIQNLLHDEFALHHMTIQIEKKNN from the coding sequence ATGAATTTGTCACATTTTAATAATCATGGGCAACAGGATGGGAGTAAAAATAAAATAGCCTTGAAATGGACTTTCTTTCTTATAGCGGGGTTTATGATTGTCGAAGTGATTGGTGGCATCATGACAAACAGTTTAGCGCTATTATCAGATGCAGGCCATATGTTAAGTGACGCAGCAGCGTTAGGGTTAAGCTATATTGCTGTATCCATTGGTCAAAAAGCCGTAACAAATCGAAAAACGTATGGCTATCGTCGGTTTGAAATATTTGCCGCTTTTATAAATGGTCTTACGTTAATTGCCATTTCGCTTTATATTTTTTATGAAGCTTTTCGCCGATTTTCAGAACCACCAGCCGTGGCAAGTACGGGTATGTTAATCGTTGCAACACTTGGTTTACTGGTCAACATTGGCGCAGCGTTTATCCTTAAACGAGGAGATAATGATAATCTCAATGTAAAAAGTGCTTTTTTGCATGTTTTAGGTGATATTCTCGGCTCTGTAGGAGCTATTACGGCAGCATTGCTTATTTTATTTTTTCAATGGAATTTAGCCGATCCTATTGCAAGTATGATTGTGGCGTTTCTTATCATTATTAGCGGCTATCGTGTTACGCGGGACTCCTTTAATATTTTGATGGAAAGTGCTCCAGAAAATTTGCCAACGGATGATGTTAAAGCGAAGTTAATGACTGTTGAGGAAGTCGAAGAGATTACCGATTTACATATTTGGTTAATTACAATGGATTTCCCATCTTTAACTTGTCAAGTAGTGGTGAATCAAGCAGCAGATGAACAAATTGTATTACGGAAAATACAAAATCTGTTACACGACGAATTTGCATTGCATCATATGACGATACAGATTGAAAAAAAGAACAATTAG
- a CDS encoding winged helix-turn-helix transcriptional regulator produces the protein MGLADYKDTGTIQETPFGYTLSVIGGKWKMLIIYILAEHQTVRFNDLKRKIGAITFKTLSAQLKELEADGIVSRKEYPQIPPKVEYSLTAKAETLLPVLEQLCEWGEKNNTH, from the coding sequence ATGGGTTTGGCTGATTACAAAGACACGGGGACTATCCAAGAAACCCCGTTTGGCTATACATTATCAGTAATTGGTGGTAAATGGAAAATGCTAATTATTTATATTTTAGCGGAACATCAAACGGTTCGGTTTAATGATTTGAAACGCAAAATAGGTGCAATTACCTTTAAAACATTAAGTGCACAACTGAAAGAATTAGAAGCAGATGGAATAGTCAGTCGAAAAGAGTATCCGCAGATTCCACCTAAAGTGGAGTACAGTCTTACAGCTAAAGCGGAAACGTTATTGCCTGTTTTGGAACAGTTATGTGAGTGGGGAGAAAAAAACAATACGCATTAA
- a CDS encoding RidA family protein, with amino-acid sequence MKNITIYNHDLWDHGISQGYSVNGTIYISGQFSHDTEGTFVGDGDIEAQAQQTLKNLDGVLEKFGATRSNLVYMEIYLTNAEAHTEPVLRLFKDYVGQHRPAGSLIGVTYLASPEQLIEISAIAHTN; translated from the coding sequence ATGAAGAATATTACAATTTACAATCACGATCTTTGGGATCACGGTATTTCACAGGGCTACAGTGTCAACGGCACTATCTACATTTCGGGGCAGTTTTCCCATGATACGGAGGGTACATTCGTTGGCGATGGCGATATCGAAGCACAAGCACAGCAAACGCTTAAAAATCTAGATGGCGTTTTGGAAAAATTCGGTGCAACAAGATCTAACCTTGTTTATATGGAAATCTATTTAACAAATGCGGAAGCACATACTGAACCAGTCCTTCGACTATTCAAGGACTACGTTGGGCAACATCGACCAGCCGGTAGCCTTATCGGCGTGACTTACTTGGCATCACCAGAACAACTAATTGAAATCAGCGCCATCGCACATACCAACTAA
- a CDS encoding Type 1 glutamine amidotransferase-like domain-containing protein, whose product MKQIIALGGGGFSMEPENPLLDQYILQQSMKKNPKICFLATASGDSENYICRFYQFFEKQDCQPSHLSLFKPPTRNIESFLLDKDIIYVGGGNTKNLLVLWKEWGLDTILKKAWEQGIILAGISAGSICWFEEGVTDSYGDGLEPLQCLGFLEGSNCPHYDGESDRRPSYQQLITNKKIKPGFATDDGVAIHFIDQEIHTIVSSRPNAKAYKVYDDDKVIEKELATKFLGFN is encoded by the coding sequence ATGAAACAAATTATAGCACTTGGGGGCGGTGGCTTTTCTATGGAGCCAGAAAATCCTTTGCTGGATCAATATATTCTTCAGCAATCTATGAAAAAAAATCCGAAAATTTGCTTTCTTGCAACAGCAAGTGGGGATTCAGAAAATTACATTTGTCGATTTTATCAATTCTTTGAAAAACAGGATTGTCAGCCTTCGCACTTATCATTATTTAAACCACCTACAAGAAATATAGAAAGCTTCTTACTGGACAAAGATATTATTTATGTTGGTGGGGGGAATACAAAGAATTTATTAGTGCTATGGAAGGAATGGGGATTGGATACTATTTTGAAAAAAGCGTGGGAGCAAGGAATAATACTCGCTGGTATTAGCGCGGGCTCCATTTGCTGGTTCGAGGAAGGGGTGACAGATTCTTATGGGGATGGATTGGAACCTTTACAGTGTTTAGGTTTCCTAGAAGGGAGTAATTGTCCCCATTATGATGGAGAATCGGATAGAAGACCTTCGTATCAACAGCTTATTACTAATAAAAAAATTAAACCCGGTTTTGCAACGGATGACGGTGTTGCCATCCATTTCATTGATCAGGAAATCCATACTATTGTAAGTTCAAGACCTAATGCGAAAGCGTATAAAGTATATGATGATGATAAAGTTATAGAGAAAGAGCTTGCAACAAAATTTCTAGGTTTTAATTAG
- a CDS encoding cation diffusion facilitator family transporter produces MNQSTNSNTTIVAGWISLISNIVLTILKIAVGTIFHSPVLLADGYHNAGDVIASGAALTSMRISKRPADEDHPYGHGKAEVISSAIVGIILIMAALYIAYESVTAFFQEPEKASLIAFITAIISLVWKLLLYVYTIKIGKRTNSKGLIATAYDHLADVYASLAAVLGIGLALVGENYHIHILTYGDPIAGIIVTILVFKLAYGMLLEAIDTLMEKSVSPDTLASFKTLILTIPEVKRIDRLRAREHGHYVLVDLRVGVPADLTIQEGHDIIRKIKKTIMEKHPNVEEVLIHLNPWYDHNQ; encoded by the coding sequence ATGAATCAAAGCACAAATTCCAATACTACAATCGTTGCTGGATGGATTAGTTTAATAAGCAACATCGTTTTAACTATTTTAAAAATAGCAGTTGGTACTATCTTCCACAGTCCCGTTCTTTTAGCTGATGGCTATCATAATGCAGGTGATGTAATAGCAAGCGGTGCCGCTTTAACATCTATGCGTATTTCTAAACGTCCTGCCGACGAAGATCATCCATACGGACACGGAAAAGCAGAAGTAATTAGTTCCGCCATTGTAGGAATTATATTAATAATGGCAGCTCTTTATATTGCTTATGAATCCGTTACAGCATTCTTTCAGGAACCTGAAAAAGCAAGTTTAATTGCCTTTATTACGGCTATCATATCACTTGTTTGGAAGCTCCTTTTATACGTATATACGATAAAAATTGGCAAAAGAACAAATAGTAAAGGCTTAATTGCCACTGCTTATGATCATCTTGCTGATGTATATGCTTCATTAGCAGCCGTATTAGGAATCGGGCTTGCACTTGTTGGGGAAAATTATCATATTCATATCCTTACATATGGTGATCCCATTGCGGGTATCATTGTGACCATTTTAGTTTTCAAACTTGCCTATGGGATGTTATTAGAAGCTATCGACACACTTATGGAGAAAAGCGTAAGTCCTGATACACTAGCTAGTTTCAAAACGTTAATCCTCACTATTCCTGAAGTAAAACGAATAGATCGTCTACGAGCGAGAGAACATGGGCACTATGTATTAGTCGATTTGCGTGTGGGGGTACCTGCTGATTTAACAATCCAAGAAGGACATGATATTATCCGTAAAATCAAGAAAACGATAATGGAGAAACATCCGAATGTAGAAGAAGTTCTGATTCACCTAAATCCTTGGTACGATCATAATCAATAG
- a CDS encoding MFS transporter — protein MYKRVLIVVSLSQIFGGAGLAAGITVGALLAQQMLGTDAFAGLPSALFTLGSAGAAFIVGRLSQRYGRRIGLATGFITGGLGAIGVVIAALINSVFLLFASLLVYGAGTATNLQARYAGTDLANNKQRATAISTTMVMTTFGAVAGPNLVDVMGKFALSIGIPSLAGPFLLSAIAFILAGLVLFIMLRPDPLLLAKSIEAHQHQIVSGEALHQAPPLMNKKGIIVGAVVMILTQIVMVAIMTMTPIHMQHHGHSLGAVGIVIGFHVGAMYLPSLVTGILVDKIGRTAMSIAAGVILLFAGLIAAYAPSDSMFMLIVALSLLGIGWNFGLISGTAQIVDATEPSTRAKIQGTIDVFIALAGASGGALSGMIVANSSYATLSLTGGLLSLLLIPVIIWYRQAKS, from the coding sequence ATGTATAAAAGGGTTTTAATTGTAGTTAGTTTATCGCAAATTTTCGGTGGAGCAGGTCTTGCTGCTGGTATCACGGTAGGCGCTCTCTTAGCCCAACAAATGCTTGGCACGGACGCATTTGCCGGATTACCCTCTGCCCTATTTACATTAGGTTCAGCAGGGGCCGCTTTTATAGTGGGAAGACTTTCGCAACGCTATGGTCGCCGTATAGGGCTCGCTACTGGTTTTATCACTGGTGGTCTTGGCGCTATTGGCGTTGTTATCGCAGCATTAATTAACAGTGTTTTTTTACTATTTGCTTCCTTACTTGTTTATGGTGCAGGCACAGCAACAAATTTACAGGCTCGATATGCCGGTACAGACTTAGCAAATAACAAACAACGCGCAACGGCCATTAGTACTACGATGGTTATGACCACATTCGGGGCCGTAGCAGGACCAAATTTAGTGGATGTCATGGGCAAATTTGCGCTTTCTATCGGTATTCCTTCATTAGCTGGTCCATTTCTATTATCTGCCATTGCATTTATATTAGCAGGTTTGGTTCTTTTCATCATGCTTCGTCCAGATCCTTTACTGCTAGCAAAATCGATAGAAGCTCACCAACATCAAATCGTATCTGGAGAAGCTCTTCATCAGGCGCCTCCTTTAATGAATAAAAAAGGTATCATCGTTGGCGCAGTTGTGATGATTCTTACGCAAATCGTTATGGTAGCCATTATGACAATGACGCCCATCCATATGCAACATCATGGACATAGTTTAGGTGCTGTAGGAATCGTTATTGGTTTCCATGTTGGTGCCATGTATCTTCCTTCTCTTGTCACAGGTATCCTTGTTGACAAGATTGGTAGAACAGCCATGAGTATTGCTGCTGGTGTTATTTTACTGTTTGCAGGTTTAATAGCGGCCTATGCACCAAGTGATTCTATGTTTATGCTAATCGTTGCTCTTTCTTTATTAGGTATAGGATGGAATTTCGGCTTAATTAGCGGAACTGCTCAAATTGTTGATGCCACAGAACCTTCAACACGCGCTAAAATCCAAGGCACAATTGATGTTTTTATCGCATTGGCAGGTGCTTCAGGAGGGGCACTTTCGGGGATGATAGTAGCGAATTCCAGTTACGCCACTTTATCATTAACCGGTGGACTATTATCTTTATTATTAATCCCTGTGATTATCTGGTACCGCCAAGCAAAATCATGA
- a CDS encoding CPBP family intramembrane glutamic endopeptidase, whose product METKQMNWKNQDNWGWREFILLLLVEFVVVIGIIKWLVKPMYAHLFRNELYAGTLTGFTIAITLVFGVYFIALRPKKLSWREVGITSISLKQWKTILCYSVLLMIGALLIVVLTSYIGFSVENSKTQAIQQNVTFFTVLIAFLSAAVISPIYEEIFYRGFLYRWLRTRLGLVGAIILSSFIFTIAHIPTYNVMPVNFFSGIIFALAYERTNSIWPSIIIHGLTNGMMVLLTSLG is encoded by the coding sequence ATGGAAACGAAACAAATGAACTGGAAAAATCAAGATAATTGGGGATGGAGAGAATTTATTTTATTATTGCTAGTAGAGTTTGTTGTTGTCATCGGCATTATTAAATGGCTAGTGAAACCAATGTATGCTCACTTGTTTCGTAATGAACTATATGCTGGAACATTAACAGGGTTCACGATTGCAATTACGCTTGTTTTTGGTGTTTATTTTATAGCGCTACGTCCTAAAAAGCTTTCATGGCGTGAAGTAGGAATAACATCAATTTCGTTGAAGCAATGGAAAACGATACTATGCTATTCGGTTCTGTTAATGATTGGCGCCTTACTAATCGTTGTGCTAACAAGTTATATTGGGTTTTCGGTGGAAAATAGCAAAACACAGGCCATACAGCAGAACGTAACCTTCTTTACGGTACTAATAGCCTTTCTCTCTGCGGCTGTTATTTCACCAATATACGAAGAGATTTTTTATCGAGGGTTTTTATATCGCTGGTTACGTACACGCTTAGGATTGGTCGGTGCCATTATCCTTAGCTCATTTATTTTTACGATTGCTCATATCCCCACCTATAATGTCATGCCCGTCAACTTCTTTAGTGGCATTATTTTTGCTTTAGCATATGAACGCACGAATTCTATTTGGCCTTCCATTATCATTCACGGCTTAACGAATGGCATGATGGTTTTGCTGACAAGTTTGGGATGA
- a CDS encoding MerR family transcriptional regulator, giving the protein MKQWTTGEVAKQRNISIRTLRYYDQINLLTPSFKDDYGRRYYSEEDLFKLEKIIILKTLSLPLDKIRDLLDKLSYKQILISHHNYLQERLAELQTSISHTTSLINMMDLEESLSWEHVTELVQRSQSTSKKWVDYFQEHEQTFLQQTIPNLSSNDIMTQQYIGLLRQIEWCIKNNIQAESDEGFQIGSKIIELSNDTFQGDTDLMDQFWEVRKLPTEKTGLYPISAEVLAYVERCIAYVTA; this is encoded by the coding sequence ATGAAACAATGGACGACTGGAGAGGTAGCGAAACAGCGAAATATTTCCATTCGCACACTTCGGTATTACGATCAAATTAATCTGCTTACACCAAGTTTTAAAGATGATTATGGACGACGATACTATTCAGAAGAAGACTTGTTTAAATTAGAGAAAATCATCATTCTAAAAACGCTGTCACTTCCACTCGATAAAATTCGTGATTTATTAGATAAACTTTCCTATAAACAAATTTTAATTTCACATCACAATTACTTACAAGAACGACTTGCTGAACTGCAAACAAGTATCTCTCATACGACATCATTGATTAATATGATGGATTTAGAAGAATCATTATCGTGGGAACATGTGACGGAACTCGTTCAACGTTCTCAAAGCACCTCTAAAAAATGGGTGGACTATTTCCAAGAGCATGAACAAACATTTTTACAACAAACTATTCCAAACCTCAGTAGCAATGACATAATGACACAGCAATATATTGGATTACTACGACAAATTGAATGGTGTATCAAAAACAATATTCAAGCTGAATCGGACGAAGGCTTTCAAATTGGTTCCAAAATAATCGAATTATCAAACGATACGTTTCAAGGCGACACGGATTTAATGGATCAATTTTGGGAGGTTCGAAAACTCCCTACAGAGAAAACAGGATTATACCCGATTTCAGCAGAGGTACTAGCGTATGTGGAACGTTGTATTGCTTATGTAACAGCTTGA
- a CDS encoding thioredoxin family protein, with product MENLLSIEQFENLKKGERTIFVFSADWCGDCRFIDPIMPTIEKNYSNYHFVKIDRDDFIDLCVALDVFGIPSFLAYDKGNEVGRFVSKDRKTQQEIEAFLDGLTLS from the coding sequence ATGGAAAATTTACTCTCAATAGAGCAATTTGAAAACTTAAAAAAAGGTGAACGTACAATATTTGTTTTTTCAGCAGACTGGTGTGGAGATTGTCGATTTATTGATCCGATTATGCCGACAATTGAAAAAAACTACAGCAATTATCATTTTGTGAAAATTGACCGCGATGATTTCATCGATTTATGTGTTGCATTAGATGTATTTGGTATTCCAAGTTTTCTAGCTTATGATAAAGGCAATGAAGTTGGCCGCTTTGTTAGTAAGGACCGTAAAACACAACAAGAGATTGAAGCTTTTTTAGATGGATTAACTTTATCGTAA
- a CDS encoding FMN-binding negative transcriptional regulator gives MYIPKYYKVTDVHEIEAFIQMNSFATLVTTKQGTPIATHLPLMLHKKGEDTYLTGHMAYGNPQWRTFASCGDVLVMFQGPHAYISSSWYSHENVPTWNYQAVHIYGTATLLDKDELSEDLTWLLEKYEKHREQPVLWENLSPELLEKEMKGIVGFKIKISDIQAAYKLSQNRNDADYGNIIAQLNNEATPNSKQIAEQMAKQCKK, from the coding sequence ATGTATATTCCTAAATACTATAAAGTGACAGATGTTCATGAAATTGAAGCGTTTATTCAAATGAACTCTTTTGCTACACTTGTCACAACAAAACAAGGCACACCAATTGCCACTCACTTACCGTTAATGTTACATAAAAAAGGCGAGGACACGTATCTTACTGGCCATATGGCATATGGGAACCCACAGTGGAGAACATTTGCATCTTGTGGGGATGTGCTCGTGATGTTCCAAGGGCCCCATGCGTATATTTCTTCTTCTTGGTATTCGCACGAAAATGTGCCAACGTGGAATTATCAGGCGGTCCATATTTATGGCACAGCAACACTTTTAGATAAAGATGAATTAAGCGAAGATTTAACGTGGCTGTTAGAAAAATATGAGAAGCATAGAGAGCAACCTGTTTTATGGGAAAACCTTTCACCAGAGCTTTTAGAAAAAGAAATGAAAGGTATTGTTGGATTTAAAATAAAGATTAGCGATATACAGGCTGCCTATAAATTAAGTCAAAACCGTAATGATGCAGACTATGGAAATATTATTGCACAATTGAATAATGAAGCAACACCAAATTCAAAACAAATAGCAGAGCAAATGGCAAAGCAATGTAAAAAATAA
- a CDS encoding glycine betaine ABC transporter substrate-binding protein produces the protein MVKLKTVGLTFGIAVSLLLAGCGDKNDADTTGKTKSIGEQVDYKIIGIEPGAGLTELSENTLAEYQNLQGWELEESSTPGMLGSLEQAIRNEEPIIITGWTPHWMFSSYDLKFLEDPQGTLGGTENINTLVRKDLAKDLPDAYTLLDQFYWEPEDMEAVMYEAQTTSFEEAADKWIAQNEEKVNEWTKGMTKVKGKEIELASTPWDSERASSSVLQAVFEELGYTVTITPVDPAIMFQAIASGVADATVAAWLPTTHSSFYAKYKDDFVDLGENLTGTKNGFVVPTYMDIDSIEDLQPKQ, from the coding sequence ATGGTCAAGTTGAAAACAGTAGGACTTACTTTTGGAATAGCTGTTTCGTTACTATTAGCAGGATGTGGTGATAAAAATGATGCAGATACAACAGGCAAGACCAAAAGCATAGGTGAGCAGGTTGATTATAAAATTATAGGGATTGAACCAGGAGCAGGATTGACGGAGCTTTCGGAAAACACGCTAGCGGAATATCAAAATTTGCAAGGTTGGGAACTGGAGGAAAGTTCAACCCCTGGGATGTTAGGTTCATTAGAGCAAGCTATTCGAAATGAAGAGCCTATTATTATTACAGGATGGACACCGCATTGGATGTTTTCATCCTACGATTTAAAATTTTTAGAGGACCCTCAAGGGACATTAGGTGGAACGGAAAATATTAATACACTTGTGCGCAAAGATTTGGCTAAAGACTTACCCGATGCCTATACACTTCTAGATCAATTCTATTGGGAACCAGAAGATATGGAAGCTGTAATGTATGAAGCTCAAACAACTTCTTTTGAAGAGGCGGCAGACAAATGGATCGCACAAAACGAAGAGAAGGTAAATGAATGGACAAAAGGGATGACAAAAGTGAAAGGCAAAGAAATTGAATTAGCGTCCACTCCATGGGATTCAGAAAGAGCTTCAAGCAGTGTACTACAAGCAGTATTTGAAGAACTTGGATACACAGTCACAATCACCCCAGTTGATCCTGCCATCATGTTTCAAGCAATCGCATCAGGAGTAGCCGATGCAACTGTCGCTGCTTGGTTACCAACGACACATAGCTCCTTTTATGCAAAATACAAAGATGACTTTGTTGATTTAGGAGAGAATTTAACAGGGACCAAAAATGGATTTGTTGTTCCTACATATATGGATATCGATTCCATTGAGGATTTACAACCAAAACAATAG
- a CDS encoding FAD-dependent oxidoreductase, with product MEQDSLFFKGLTGEVVTLKDANYDEARQEWNRAIQKYPIVIVYCERKQDVINAIRWARRHCVPIRIRSGGHHYEGYSTGDYVLVIDISRMNAMTMDKKRHRLKIEAGAKNAEVYEFIGTNGYTFPGGTCPTVGVAGFTLGGGWGFSSRLYGLGCDSLVEFELINYEGKLIKANKQCNADLFWACRGAGGGNFGVVVSMTFQLPKPINASITLIRFFYVGTTQAKQMQVMNIWQNWLPQLDKRMTVVASFYNAEGEGLGIFASGFFYGPSEMAKKILQPFAEVEGFQLELAQLSFLEAVKKVEATYPPYEKFKSTGRFVQRHYTLAELQNTVALLNNTPQGSVYTAISFYALGGEISQVGKAETAFFYRNAKYIMGIQSVWTEDQYAKENEAWVRQRFEFIKTITEGSYVNFPINHLSNYDKEYFGGNAQRLHQVNKKYDPFNVFSFPQGLG from the coding sequence ATGGAGCAGGATTCATTGTTTTTTAAAGGGCTGACTGGTGAAGTTGTCACGTTAAAAGATGCGAATTATGATGAGGCACGACAGGAATGGAATCGTGCAATACAAAAGTATCCAATCGTAATCGTTTATTGTGAAAGAAAGCAAGATGTTATCAATGCTATTCGATGGGCACGTAGACATTGTGTACCTATTCGAATCAGATCTGGTGGACATCATTATGAAGGATATTCTACAGGTGATTATGTATTGGTTATTGATATTAGTCGAATGAATGCGATGACAATGGATAAAAAACGTCATCGCTTAAAAATAGAAGCCGGAGCAAAAAATGCTGAGGTGTATGAGTTTATTGGTACGAATGGATATACTTTTCCAGGTGGTACTTGCCCAACTGTTGGTGTAGCAGGGTTTACGCTCGGAGGAGGCTGGGGATTTTCTAGTCGACTATACGGTTTGGGATGTGATAGTTTAGTTGAATTTGAGTTAATTAATTACGAAGGAAAGCTTATTAAAGCAAATAAACAGTGTAACGCGGATCTTTTCTGGGCGTGTCGTGGGGCAGGGGGAGGTAACTTTGGAGTTGTGGTCAGTATGACATTTCAGTTGCCAAAGCCTATCAATGCTTCTATTACACTTATTAGATTTTTTTATGTAGGTACAACGCAAGCTAAGCAAATGCAAGTAATGAATATTTGGCAAAACTGGTTGCCACAGTTAGATAAACGAATGACAGTGGTTGCAAGCTTTTATAATGCGGAAGGCGAAGGGTTAGGTATTTTTGCTAGCGGATTTTTTTACGGACCTTCGGAGATGGCTAAGAAAATTTTACAACCCTTTGCTGAGGTAGAAGGGTTTCAGCTAGAGCTAGCACAACTATCATTTTTAGAAGCTGTTAAAAAGGTAGAAGCAACCTATCCACCATATGAAAAATTTAAGTCAACAGGTAGATTTGTTCAAAGACATTATACACTTGCGGAGCTTCAAAACACCGTTGCGCTCCTAAATAATACTCCACAAGGTTCCGTGTATACGGCTATATCTTTTTATGCATTAGGCGGAGAAATAAGCCAAGTTGGCAAAGCGGAAACCGCATTTTTCTATCGCAATGCTAAGTATATTATGGGTATTCAGTCTGTGTGGACAGAAGATCAATACGCAAAGGAAAATGAAGCATGGGTGCGTCAACGTTTTGAATTTATTAAAACCATTACGGAAGGCTCTTATGTAAATTTTCCAATCAATCATCTCTCAAATTATGACAAAGAATATTTTGGAGGCAATGCACAACGCTTGCATCAGGTAAATAAAAAGTATGATCCGTTTAATGTCTTTAGTTTTCCTCAAGGATTAGGCTAA